A DNA window from Camelina sativa cultivar DH55 chromosome 17, Cs, whole genome shotgun sequence contains the following coding sequences:
- the LOC104756649 gene encoding uncharacterized protein LOC104756649 isoform X2, giving the protein MEEKDRGEAMVLEISPEVINNKNNTPAVMMMRVPRRIRERLLSDCSNSSNKKTVSSVQDIEDKLLHAHLRRQQFYHNVSRKARAKPRSPSRSSDEELGQRIEARLLAAEQKRLEILAKAQMRLAKLDELRQAAKTSVEIRSERERVKLGTQVESRVQKAEANRMKILKASHQKRACAKERTSQSMMRRMARESKYKERVRASINQKRVAAEKKRLGLLEAEKKKARARVQQVRHVANSVSNQREMERSKMRDKLEDKLQRAKRHRSEFLRQRRRQRDSISLFCDMMQEDADLLSRKLSRCWRCFVRQKRTTLDLAKAYDGLKISESLPFEQLAVLIESPATLRTVKSLLDRLEVRLEASKNVVTIASQPSRLDNIDHLLRRVATPRRKVTPSNLRSRKGKKVSSVRNVTGTPVKTSRYPVRVVLSAFMILGHPDAVFNGQGDQEAALNNASKGFVRELKLLIKVIKEGPVEVSGGESKIRTLRSQLDLFDKAWCSFLNSFVIWKVKDARLLEDDLVRAACQLELSMIQKCKLTPEGGGTMLTHDKKAIQLQVTQDQELLTEKVRHLSGVAGVVRMESALSETRTKYFQAKENGSPMANQLAYFFSPSPVSSPVQSVSSSSSRSKDSVGVEGSKRVSRALFKDDTPPSSGPLRVSNGTVDEVSKQNELMVNAFLHDWNFKFPGSTVKDEEDNLKKKIKETMERAFWDNVMESMKLEEPDYSCISNLMKEVRDELCQMVPDSWKVEITETIDLDILSQLLNSGTLDIEYLGKMLEFALATLRKLSAPANDRENESTHRDLLKELHRLCQVKDESGNLRAVAIVKGIRFVLEQIQELKQEIGKGRVTIMKPFLQGPAGFDYLTQAFEKRYGPPTQAHESLPVTRRWISTLLSCKDEWEEHRNTLSALNVVERSSSMGISLKTGGSFAVNTTSKPTATDTAGQVSECKGERVDLAARLGLLKLVTQVSGLTPEVTPETFQLNLSRLRDIQGEIQKIIVVTTSLLIWRQMLAKSESETESMAKKLLEVLDGKEEAGLTEIVETAMSEEDEEKKNMMKGLLGKSLAEGNTVYERVTGCIYKAARGAMLAGNGENGKRLVEAEMKKVGGGGLKERVIETARALGVVACVSVRVHGLWLTHLMQQH; this is encoded by the exons ATGGAGGAGAAAGATCGAGGGGAAGCGATGGTTTTGGAAATTTCTCCGGAGGTtattaataataagaataatactccggcggtgatgatgatgagagtaCCACGGAGGATTCGTGAGAGGCTTTTGTCTGACTGTAGTAATAGTAGTAATAAGAAGACTGTATCTTCTGTTCAAGATATTGAAGACAAGCTTCTTCATGCCCATCTTCGAAGACag CAATTTTATCATAACGTTTCGAGAAAGGCTCGTGCCAAACCTAGAAGCCCTTCACGATCATCTgatgaagaacttggccaaCGGATCGAAGCAAGGCTTCTTGCTGCTGAACagaaaag GTTGGAGATACTTGCGAAGGCGCAGATGCGTTTAGCGAAGTTAGATGAGTTAAGACAAGCGGCGAAAACGAGTGTTGAGATACGGTCTGAGAGGGAACGTGTGAAGCTTGGAACACAAGTGGAGTCTCGTGTTCAAAAGGCTGAAGCTAACAGGATGAAGATACTAAAGGCGTCGCATCAGAAAAGGGCTTGTGCTAAAGAGAGAACGTCTCAGTCTATGATGAGGAGGATGGCTAGAGAGAGCAAGTACAAGGAACGTGTTCGTGCTTCGATCAATCAGAAACGTGTAGCTGCTGAGAAGAAACGTCTTGGGTTGCttgaagctgagaagaagaaagcacgTGCTCGTGTTCAACAAGTACGTCACGTTGCCAACTCTGTTTCTAATCAGCGTGAGATGGAGAGAAGTAAAATGAGGGACAAACTTGAAGACAAATTGCAAAGA GCTAAGAGACATAGATCCGAGTTTCTTCGTCAGAGAAGAAGACAACGTGATTCCATTAGTCTCTTTTGTGATATGATGCAGGAAGATGCTGATCTTCTCTCTAGGAAGCTTTCAAG GTGTTGGAGGTGCTTTGTCAGGCAGAAGAGGACAACCTTAGACTTGGCTAAAGCTTATGATGGTTTGAAGATTAGCGAGTCATTGCCGTTTGAGCAGCTTGCGGTGCTAATTGAGTCTCCTGCTACTCTTAGAACGGTTAAATCATTGCTAGATCGTCTTGAAGTTCGCTTAGAAGCTTCTAAAAATGTTGTTACCATCGCTTCTCAACCGTCCAGATTGGATAACATTGATCACCTTCTTAGAAGAGTTGCCACTCCAAGGAGAAAGGTAACGCCAAGTAATTTGAGGagcagaaaaggaaaaaaggtttCTTCTGTTAGGAATGTGACCGGGACACCAGTGAAGACGTCTAGGTATCCTGTTAGAGTTGTTCTCTCTGCATTTATGATACTCGGCCATCCAGATGCTGTTTTTAACGGCCAAGGTGATCAAGAGGCTGCTCTCAATAACGCGTCTAAAGGATTTGTGAGAGAGCTTAAGTTGTTGATAAAGGTTATTAAAGAGGGTCCTGTTGAGGTTTCTGGTGGAGAATCAAAAATTCGGACCTTGAGATCTCAGTTGGACTTATTTGATAAGGCATGGTGCTCCTTTTTGAATTCATTTGTGATTTGGAAAGTTAAGGATGCTCGGTTGTTGGAAGATGACTTGGTAAGAGCGGCTTGTCAGCTTGAGCTTTCCATGATTCAAAAATGCAAGCTAACTCCAGAAGGGGGTGGCACTATGCTCACTCATGATAAGAAAGCAATTCAGTTGCAG GTAACACAAGATCAAGAACTTCTAACGGAGAAAGTACGACACCTGAGTGGAGTTGCTGGAGTTGTGCGTATGGAAAGTGCGTTGTCggaaacaagaacaaagtaCTTTCAGGCCAAGGAGAATGGTAGTCCTATGGCTAACCAACTCGCATATTTCTTTTCTCCAAGTCCAGTTTCATCTCCAGTTCAGTCTGTGTCTAGTTCAAGCAGCAGAAGTAAAGATAGTGTAGGTGTTGAAGGATCAAAACGTGTTAGTCGTGCTTTATTTAAGGATGATACTCCACCTTCATCTGGACCCTTAAGAGTCAGTAATGGCACTGTGGATGAGGTTTCAAAACAGAATGAGTTGATGGTGAATGCGTTCCTTCACGATTGGAATTTCAAGTTTCCTGGATCCACTGTCAAGGATGAAGAGGACAATCttaag AAAAAGATAAAGGAGACTATGGAGAGAGCTTTCTGGGATAATGTCATGGAATCCATGAAATTGGAGGAGCCAGACTATAGTTGCATCTCTAACCTTATGAAAGAAGTGCGTGACGAACTTTGCCAAATGGTACCAGATAGCTGGAAAGTAGAAATAACTGAAACTATCGATCTGGACATTCTCTCACAG TTGCTTAACTCCGGCACCTTGGATATCGAGTACCTTGGAAAGATGCTTGAGTTTGCATTGGCTACTCTGAGGAAACTCTCTGCCCCAGCTAATGACCGTGAGAATGAAAGCACTCACCGGGATTTACTCAAGGAACTTCATAGGTTGTGTCAAGTTAAAGATGAATCTGGTAACCTCCGTGCTGTTGCAATAGTCAAGGGGATCCGCTTCGTTCTTGAGCAGATTCAG GAGCTTAAGCAAGAGATAGGCAAAGGGCGTGTAACAATCATGAAACCCTTTTTGCAAGGGCCAGCAGGGTTTGATTACCTTACACAAGCTTTTGAAAAGCGTTATGGACCTCCCACTCAAGCCCACGAATCACTACCAGTGACACGAAGGTGGATATCAACTCTTTTGTCTTGCAAAGACGAGTGGGAAGAGCACAGAAATACGCTTTCTGCCTTGAATGTGGTTGAGAGATCCTCCTCCATGGGAATTTCTCTCAAAACGGGTGGAAGCTTTGCAGTCAATACCACGTCCAAGCCAACTGCTACGGACACTGCAG GTCAAGTATCAGAATGCAAGGGAGAAAGAGTTGATCTGGCAGCGAGGCTCGGATTGTTGAAGCTGGTGACTCAGGTGTCTGGTTTAACACCAGAAGTTACACCGGAAACTTTTCAGCTTAACCTCTCTCGCCTGAGGGATATCCAAGGCGAAATTCAGAAGATAATTGTGGTAACCACAAG CTTGCTCATTTGGCGTCAAATGCTTGCTAAGAGCGAAAGCGAAACAGAAAGCATGGCAAAGAAGTTGTTAGAGGTGTTAGATGGGAAAGAAGAAGCAGGACTAACGGAGATTGTTGAGACAGCAatgagtgaagaagatgaagagaagaagaacatgatGAAAGGATTATTGGGTAAGAGTTTGGCAGAAGGCAACACAGTGTATGAAAGAGTCACAGGTTGTATATACAAAGCGGCTCGAGGAGCTATGTTGGCTGGGAATGGTGAAAATGGGAAGAGGTTGGTGGAAGCAGAGATGAAGaaagtaggaggaggaggattgaAAGAGAGGGTAATAGAGACAGCTCGAGCCCTTGGTGTTGTAGCTTGTGTCTCGGTCAGAGTTCATGGTCTATGGTTGACTCATCTCATGCAGCAACattga
- the LOC104756649 gene encoding uncharacterized protein LOC104756649 isoform X1, which yields MEEKDRGEAMVLEISPEVINNKNNTPAVMMMRVPRRIRERLLSDCSNSSNKKTVSSVQDIEDKLLHAHLRRQQFYHNVSRKARAKPRSPSRSSDEELGQRIEARLLAAEQKRLEILAKAQMRLAKLDELRQAAKTSVEIRSERERVKLGTQVESRVQKAEANRMKILKASHQKRACAKERTSQSMMRRMARESKYKERVRASINQKRVAAEKKRLGLLEAEKKKARARVQQVRHVANSVSNQREMERSKMRDKLEDKLQRAKRHRSEFLRQRRRQRDSISLFCDMMQEDADLLSRKLSRCWRCFVRQKRTTLDLAKAYDGLKISESLPFEQLAVLIESPATLRTVKSLLDRLEVRLEASKNVVTIASQPSRLDNIDHLLRRVATPRRKVTPSNLRSRKGKKVSSVRNVTGTPVKTSRYPVRVVLSAFMILGHPDAVFNGQGDQEAALNNASKGFVRELKLLIKVIKEGPVEVSGGESKIRTLRSQLDLFDKAWCSFLNSFVIWKVKDARLLEDDLVRAACQLELSMIQKCKLTPEGGGTMLTHDKKAIQLQVTQDQELLTEKVRHLSGVAGVVRMESALSETRTKYFQAKENGSPMANQLAYFFSPSPVSSPVQSVSSSSSRSKDSVGVEGSKRVSRALFKDDTPPSSGPLRVSNGTVDEVSKQNELMVNAFLHDWNFKFPGSTVKDEEDNLKKKIKETMERAFWDNVMESMKLEEPDYSCISNLMKEVRDELCQMVPDSWKVEITETIDLDILSQLLNSGTLDIEYLGKMLEFALATLRKLSAPANDRENESTHRDLLKELHRLCQVKDESGNLRAVAIVKGIRFVLEQIQELKQEIGKGRVTIMKPFLQGPAGFDYLTQAFEKRYGPPTQAHESLPVTRRWISTLLSCKDEWEEHRNTLSALNVVERSSSMGISLKTGGSFAVNTTSKPTATDTAEGQVSECKGERVDLAARLGLLKLVTQVSGLTPEVTPETFQLNLSRLRDIQGEIQKIIVVTTSLLIWRQMLAKSESETESMAKKLLEVLDGKEEAGLTEIVETAMSEEDEEKKNMMKGLLGKSLAEGNTVYERVTGCIYKAARGAMLAGNGENGKRLVEAEMKKVGGGGLKERVIETARALGVVACVSVRVHGLWLTHLMQQH from the exons ATGGAGGAGAAAGATCGAGGGGAAGCGATGGTTTTGGAAATTTCTCCGGAGGTtattaataataagaataatactccggcggtgatgatgatgagagtaCCACGGAGGATTCGTGAGAGGCTTTTGTCTGACTGTAGTAATAGTAGTAATAAGAAGACTGTATCTTCTGTTCAAGATATTGAAGACAAGCTTCTTCATGCCCATCTTCGAAGACag CAATTTTATCATAACGTTTCGAGAAAGGCTCGTGCCAAACCTAGAAGCCCTTCACGATCATCTgatgaagaacttggccaaCGGATCGAAGCAAGGCTTCTTGCTGCTGAACagaaaag GTTGGAGATACTTGCGAAGGCGCAGATGCGTTTAGCGAAGTTAGATGAGTTAAGACAAGCGGCGAAAACGAGTGTTGAGATACGGTCTGAGAGGGAACGTGTGAAGCTTGGAACACAAGTGGAGTCTCGTGTTCAAAAGGCTGAAGCTAACAGGATGAAGATACTAAAGGCGTCGCATCAGAAAAGGGCTTGTGCTAAAGAGAGAACGTCTCAGTCTATGATGAGGAGGATGGCTAGAGAGAGCAAGTACAAGGAACGTGTTCGTGCTTCGATCAATCAGAAACGTGTAGCTGCTGAGAAGAAACGTCTTGGGTTGCttgaagctgagaagaagaaagcacgTGCTCGTGTTCAACAAGTACGTCACGTTGCCAACTCTGTTTCTAATCAGCGTGAGATGGAGAGAAGTAAAATGAGGGACAAACTTGAAGACAAATTGCAAAGA GCTAAGAGACATAGATCCGAGTTTCTTCGTCAGAGAAGAAGACAACGTGATTCCATTAGTCTCTTTTGTGATATGATGCAGGAAGATGCTGATCTTCTCTCTAGGAAGCTTTCAAG GTGTTGGAGGTGCTTTGTCAGGCAGAAGAGGACAACCTTAGACTTGGCTAAAGCTTATGATGGTTTGAAGATTAGCGAGTCATTGCCGTTTGAGCAGCTTGCGGTGCTAATTGAGTCTCCTGCTACTCTTAGAACGGTTAAATCATTGCTAGATCGTCTTGAAGTTCGCTTAGAAGCTTCTAAAAATGTTGTTACCATCGCTTCTCAACCGTCCAGATTGGATAACATTGATCACCTTCTTAGAAGAGTTGCCACTCCAAGGAGAAAGGTAACGCCAAGTAATTTGAGGagcagaaaaggaaaaaaggtttCTTCTGTTAGGAATGTGACCGGGACACCAGTGAAGACGTCTAGGTATCCTGTTAGAGTTGTTCTCTCTGCATTTATGATACTCGGCCATCCAGATGCTGTTTTTAACGGCCAAGGTGATCAAGAGGCTGCTCTCAATAACGCGTCTAAAGGATTTGTGAGAGAGCTTAAGTTGTTGATAAAGGTTATTAAAGAGGGTCCTGTTGAGGTTTCTGGTGGAGAATCAAAAATTCGGACCTTGAGATCTCAGTTGGACTTATTTGATAAGGCATGGTGCTCCTTTTTGAATTCATTTGTGATTTGGAAAGTTAAGGATGCTCGGTTGTTGGAAGATGACTTGGTAAGAGCGGCTTGTCAGCTTGAGCTTTCCATGATTCAAAAATGCAAGCTAACTCCAGAAGGGGGTGGCACTATGCTCACTCATGATAAGAAAGCAATTCAGTTGCAG GTAACACAAGATCAAGAACTTCTAACGGAGAAAGTACGACACCTGAGTGGAGTTGCTGGAGTTGTGCGTATGGAAAGTGCGTTGTCggaaacaagaacaaagtaCTTTCAGGCCAAGGAGAATGGTAGTCCTATGGCTAACCAACTCGCATATTTCTTTTCTCCAAGTCCAGTTTCATCTCCAGTTCAGTCTGTGTCTAGTTCAAGCAGCAGAAGTAAAGATAGTGTAGGTGTTGAAGGATCAAAACGTGTTAGTCGTGCTTTATTTAAGGATGATACTCCACCTTCATCTGGACCCTTAAGAGTCAGTAATGGCACTGTGGATGAGGTTTCAAAACAGAATGAGTTGATGGTGAATGCGTTCCTTCACGATTGGAATTTCAAGTTTCCTGGATCCACTGTCAAGGATGAAGAGGACAATCttaag AAAAAGATAAAGGAGACTATGGAGAGAGCTTTCTGGGATAATGTCATGGAATCCATGAAATTGGAGGAGCCAGACTATAGTTGCATCTCTAACCTTATGAAAGAAGTGCGTGACGAACTTTGCCAAATGGTACCAGATAGCTGGAAAGTAGAAATAACTGAAACTATCGATCTGGACATTCTCTCACAG TTGCTTAACTCCGGCACCTTGGATATCGAGTACCTTGGAAAGATGCTTGAGTTTGCATTGGCTACTCTGAGGAAACTCTCTGCCCCAGCTAATGACCGTGAGAATGAAAGCACTCACCGGGATTTACTCAAGGAACTTCATAGGTTGTGTCAAGTTAAAGATGAATCTGGTAACCTCCGTGCTGTTGCAATAGTCAAGGGGATCCGCTTCGTTCTTGAGCAGATTCAG GAGCTTAAGCAAGAGATAGGCAAAGGGCGTGTAACAATCATGAAACCCTTTTTGCAAGGGCCAGCAGGGTTTGATTACCTTACACAAGCTTTTGAAAAGCGTTATGGACCTCCCACTCAAGCCCACGAATCACTACCAGTGACACGAAGGTGGATATCAACTCTTTTGTCTTGCAAAGACGAGTGGGAAGAGCACAGAAATACGCTTTCTGCCTTGAATGTGGTTGAGAGATCCTCCTCCATGGGAATTTCTCTCAAAACGGGTGGAAGCTTTGCAGTCAATACCACGTCCAAGCCAACTGCTACGGACACTGCAG AAGGTCAAGTATCAGAATGCAAGGGAGAAAGAGTTGATCTGGCAGCGAGGCTCGGATTGTTGAAGCTGGTGACTCAGGTGTCTGGTTTAACACCAGAAGTTACACCGGAAACTTTTCAGCTTAACCTCTCTCGCCTGAGGGATATCCAAGGCGAAATTCAGAAGATAATTGTGGTAACCACAAG CTTGCTCATTTGGCGTCAAATGCTTGCTAAGAGCGAAAGCGAAACAGAAAGCATGGCAAAGAAGTTGTTAGAGGTGTTAGATGGGAAAGAAGAAGCAGGACTAACGGAGATTGTTGAGACAGCAatgagtgaagaagatgaagagaagaagaacatgatGAAAGGATTATTGGGTAAGAGTTTGGCAGAAGGCAACACAGTGTATGAAAGAGTCACAGGTTGTATATACAAAGCGGCTCGAGGAGCTATGTTGGCTGGGAATGGTGAAAATGGGAAGAGGTTGGTGGAAGCAGAGATGAAGaaagtaggaggaggaggattgaAAGAGAGGGTAATAGAGACAGCTCGAGCCCTTGGTGTTGTAGCTTGTGTCTCGGTCAGAGTTCATGGTCTATGGTTGACTCATCTCATGCAGCAACattga
- the LOC104756650 gene encoding thiamine biosynthetic bifunctional enzyme TH1, chloroplastic encodes MYSLGGIRSLPANWRSTTASITTTTESVRKVPQVLTVAGSDSGAGAGIQADLKVCAARGVYCASVITAVTAQNTRGVQSVHLLPPEFVSEQLKSVLSDFEFDVVKTGMLPSTEIVEVLLQNLSDFPVRALVVDPVMVSTSGHVLAGSSVLSIFRERLLPIADIITPNVKEASALLGGVKIETVAEMRSAAKLLHDMGPRFVLVKGGDLPDSSDSVDVYFDGKEFHELRSPRIATRNTHGTGCTLASCIAAELAKGSSMLSAVKVAKRFVDNALDYSKDIVIGTGKQGPFDHFFSLKKDPQSSRCSIFNPDDLFLYAVTDSRMNKKWNRSIVDAVKAAIEGGATIIQLREKEAETREFLEEAKSCVGICRSHGVCLLINDRIDIALACDADGVHVGQSDMPVDLVRSLLGPDKIIGVSCKTPEQAHQAWKDGADYIGSGGVFPTNTKANNRTIGLDGLKTVCEASKLPVVAIGGIGISNAGSVMQINTPNLKGVAVVSALFDQECVLTQTKKLHKTLEESKREV; translated from the exons ATGTATAGCTTAGGAGGAATAAGGAGTTTGCCGGCGAATTGGAGAAGCACGACGGCGTCAATTACGACGACGACGGAGAGTGTTAGAAAGGTACCGCAGGTTTTAACTGTGGCGGGATCAGATTCCGGCGCCGGAGCTGGAATCCAAGCCGACCTTAAAGTCTGCGCGGCTCGTGGTGTTTATTGCGCTTCAGTCATAACAGCCGTCACTGCTCAGAACACTCGAGGTGTTCAatctgttcatcttcttcctcctgaGTTCGTCTCTGAACAGCTCAAGTCCGTTCTCTCTGACTTCGAATTCGACGTC GTGAAGACTGGGATGCTTCCTTCTACTGAAATCGTTGAggttcttcttcaaaatctaTCAGATTTCCCAGTTCGTg CTTTGGTTGTTGATCCTGTGATGGTATCTACAAGTGGGCATGTTTTGGCTGGTTCTTCTGTTCTCTCTATATTTAG AGAGAGATTACTGCCAATTGCTGACATTATAACCCCAAATGTGAAAGAGGCTTCTGCTTTACTTGGTGGTGTTAAGATTGAGACTGTTGCAGAAATGCGGTCTGCAGCAAAGTTGTTGCATGATATGGGTCCTAG ATTTGTACTTGTCAAAGGTGGTGATCTTCCTGATTCATCAGATTCAGTAGATGTTTATTTTGATG GCAAGGAGTTTCATGAACTCCGTTCTCCTCGCATAGCTACAAGAAATACTCATGGGACTGGTTGCACTTTGGCTTCATGTATTGCAGCAGAGCTTGCCAAAGGCTCTTCCATGCTCTCAGCCGTgaag GTGGCTAAACGCTTCGTTGATAATGCTCTAGATTACAGCAAAGATATCGTCATTGGCACTGGGAAGCAAGGACCTTTTGACCACTTTTTCAGTCTTAAAAAGGATCCCCAAAGTTCTCGATGCAGCATATTCAATCCAGATGACCTGTTTCTATATGCTGTCACAGATTCTAGAATGAACAAAAAATGGAACCGGTCCATTGTGGATGCTGTGAAAGCTGCTATAGAGGGAGGGGCCACAATCATACAACTGAG GGAGAAAGAAGCCGAAACACGGGAGTTTCTCGAAGAAGCAAAATCATGTGTTGGCATATGCCGATCCCATGgagtttgtttgttgataaaCGACAGAATCGACATTGCCCTTGCTTGTGATGCTGATGGAGTCCATGTTGGTCAATCTGACATGCCGGTTGATCTAGTTCGGTCTCTTCTTGGCCCGGACAAGATCATTGGAGTCTCATGTAAGACACCAGAACAAGCCCATCAAGCATGGAAAGATGGTGCAGACTACATTGGATCAGGAGGAGTTTTTCCAACGAACACTAAGGCTAATAATCGTACTATAGGGCTTGATGGactcaaaacagtttgtgaGGCATCAAAATTACCGGTGGTTGCCATAGGAGGCATTGGAATCTCAAATGCTGGGTCTGTTATGCAGATCAATACACCAAATCTAAAAGGTGTAGCGGTTGTGTCAGCTTTGTTTGACCAAGAGTGTGTTTTGACTCAAACTAAGAAGTTGCATAAAACGCTTGAAGAGAGCAAAAGGGAAGTTTGA
- the LOC104756651 gene encoding uncharacterized PKHD-type hydroxylase At1g22950, producing MCNQTHLRSMALVSSGKQSEQQQQQGEPPRASSGNGEARLKLRRTPKEEHEPENYEDLPLDFSPSLFSSLERYLPEQILNSTRIDKASFMRDLLLRYSPDTERVRVMRHNEYRKKILSSYQRLHGEIYTLDPTSFFVPSFIRAFTQKSEQSFRNMMVESAPGIFTFEMFKPQFCEMLLAEVEHMEKWVYDSRSTIMRPNTMNNFGVVLDDFGFDRMLQQLVEDFLSPISQALFPEFCGSALDSHHGYVVEYGKDRDVDLAFHVDDSELSLNVCLGKQFSGGELFFRGVRCDSHVNSGSSEKEVYDYSHVPGHAILHRGRHRHGARATTSGHRANLILWCRSSTFREMKNYQKDFSNWCGGCKLEKVRRQRESVIETKEMLARRAAEKTLVELASRSCAD from the exons ATGTGCAATCAAACTCATCTTAGATCTATGGCTCTCGTTTCTTCCGGAAAACAATctgagcagcagcagcaacaaggaGAACCACCGCGAGCCTCCTCTGGAAACGGCGAGGCAAGATTGAAACTTCGGAGAACCCCTAAAGAAGAACATGAGCCTGAGAACTATGAAGATCTACCTTTGGACTTTAGCCCGTCTCTGTTTAGCTCCCTTGAGCGTTACTTACCTGAGCAGATTCTCAATTCCACTCGAATCGATAAAGCTAGTTTCATGAGAGACCTTCTTCTCCGATACTCCCCTGACACTGAACGAGTTCGG GTTATGAGGCATAACGAATACAGGAAAAAAATCTTGTCTTCTTATCAA CGTCTGCATGGAGAGATCTATACTCTTGACCCTACAAGTTTCTTTGTGCCTTCGTTTATTAGAGCTTTTACTCAGAAGTCGGAGCAGAGTTTTAGAAACATGATGGTTGAGTCCGCTCCTGGGATTTTCACTTTTGAAATGTTTAAGCCACAGTTTTGTGAAATGTTACTAGCAGAG GTTGAACATATGGAGAAATGGGTTTATGATTCAAGATCCACAATAATGAGACCTAATACGATGAACAATTTTGGTGTTGTCCTTGATGATTTTGGCTTTGATCGCATGCTCCAGCAGTTGGTTGAGGACTTTTTAAGTCCTATATCTCAAG CTCTGTTTCCGGAATTCTGTGGATCCGCTTTAGATTCTCACCATGGCTATGTTGTTGAATATGGAAAAGATAGGGATGTTGATCTTG CGTTCCATGTGGATGACTCAGAGCTTAGTTTGAATGTCTGCTTGGGTAAACAATTTTCCGGTGGGGAGCTGTTCTTTCGAGGTGTGAGATGTGATAGTCATGTGAATTCCGGTAGCAGTGAAAAG GAAGTTTATGATTACTCTCATGTACCTGGCCATGCCATTCTTCATCGTGGACGTCATCGCCATGGTGCTAGAGCTACAACGTCTGGACACCGAGCCAACTTGATTTTGTGGTGTAGAAG CTCAACTTTTCGAGAAATGAAGAATTATCAGAAAGATTTTTCAAATTGGTGCGGAGGATGCAAACTTGAGAAAGTGAGAAGACAACGTGAGTCGGTTATTGAAACTAAAGAG ATGCTGGCTAGGAGAGCTGCAGAGAAGACACTTGTTGAGCTGGCTTCAAGATCATGTGCcgactaa